A part of Primulina eburnea isolate SZY01 chromosome 10, ASM2296580v1, whole genome shotgun sequence genomic DNA contains:
- the LOC140803603 gene encoding uncharacterized protein, whose product MAYRRRHGMGRSSTYVMPSDDDGDVYTTSSSLAAQALKASAANSDSSRFKDHPKGGSHTYDYTSMGSSNEDGGLWGVLARKAKSILEDENAHHSKYHSDSVTWRPEMLNSSRIEQAEMSTRLDNPTLRKRLDALASSMNRIGDSIGNALEEGRTIVENKTADLIQETRKLQLRKKGINLEELNFESGAPGSWKQLTESPNQTSQEDQLKASRDVAMATAAKAKLLLRELKTLKADLTFSKERCSQLEEENRILREAREKGVNPADDDMIRLQLETLLAEKARLAHENSVYARENRFLREIVEYHQLTMQDVVYLDEGSEEFTEVISPIPVVYRTTLSMSPPSPTSPASPTAISCQKGSSASSPHLIEKQ is encoded by the exons ATGGCGTATAGAAGAAGACATGGTATGGGAAGATCATCCACCTACGTGATGCCGTCGGACGACGACGGAGATGTGTACACAACGTCCTCTTCGCTGGCGGCTCAGGCCTTGAAGGCATCCGCCGCGAATTCTGACTCATCTCGCTTCAAAGACCACCCCAAG GGAGGAAGTCATACGTATGATTACACATCAATGGGGAGTTCGAACGAAGACGGCGGCCTTTGGGGTGTTCTAGCCAGAAAAGCTAAGTCAATTCTTGAGGATGAAAATGCCCATCATTCCAAATATCATAGCGATAGCGTAACATGGCGGCCAGAAATGTTAAATTCCTCAAGGATCGAACAG GCTGAAATGTCTACAAGGCTGGACAATCCTACACTGCGTAAGAGACTCGATGCACTTGCATCTTCGATGAACCGCATTGGTGACTCCATTGGGAATGCTTTGGAG GAAGGACGCACGATTGTTGAAAACAAGACAGCAGATTTAATCCAAGAAACTCGCAAACTACAGTTAAGAAAAAAAGGAATCAATTTGGAGGAACTCAACTTTGAATCTGGTGCACCTGGTTCATGGAAGCAACTAACGGAATCGCCAAATCAAACCAGCCAAGAAGATCAGCTCAAGGCATCTCGCGAC GTGGCAATGGCGACAGCTGCCAAAGCGAAACTACTTTTGCGAGAGCTGAAAACACTTAAAGCAGACCTTACTTTCTCAAAGGAGCGGTGCTCTCAGCTAGAAGAAGAGAATAGAATCCTCAGAGAGGCTCGCGAAAAAGGAGTTAATCCTGCTGATGATGATATG ATACGCCTTCAACTGGAGACACTATTGGCAGAGAAGGCTCGACTGGCTCACGAAAATTCCGTGTATGCTCGCGAGAACCGCTTCTTGAGGGAGATTGTGGAGTATCACCAACTCACAATGCAGGATGTTGTGTACCTTGATGAGGGAAGTGAAGAATTTACAGAGGTCATTTCTCCCATTCCTGTGGTGTATAGGACAACACTCTCTATGTCTCCACCATCGCCAACATCTCCAGCCTCGCCTACCGCGATTTCCTGCCAGAAAGGAAGTTCTGCAAGCTCCCCCCACCTCATAGAGAAACAATAG
- the LOC140842450 gene encoding NADH dehydrogenase [ubiquinone] 1 alpha subcomplex subunit 1-like, whose translation MAMVWLEAMLPLGIIAGMLCVMGNAQYFIHKAAHGRPKHIGNDVWDVAMEKRDKKIMEILSSHSPSC comes from the exons ATGGCGATGGTTTGGCTAGAAGCAATGCTACCTCTGGGGATTATAGCGGGGATGCTCTGCGTTATGGGAAACGCGCAATACTTCATCCACAAAGCTGCCCATGGCCGC CCGAAACACATCGGGAACGACGTGTGGGATGTGGCCATGGAGAAACGGGATAAGAAGATCATGGAGATTCTCTCCTCTCATTCCCCTTCCTGCTAG
- the LOC140842452 gene encoding uncharacterized protein isoform X2 yields MSRSLKESVIGAARKSPPGIFPNGALHNFNEDDNLDLFSKTHRRFSVTSTHHPDVPLKLGRLSIGSAKQGKSGLDDFLSADGGKHDYDWLLTPPGTPLVPSSDGNESQPCLLAPRSSPLIRSISTTKASRLSVSQSESNHATKPTRSRSVTRSSVSSSQHNSYSNKSTSILNSSSASVSSYIRPSTPTNRSSGTTRPSTPSARPTVSRSTTPSKSRTVSTASSVDKPRPSQNSRPSTPTSRTQVSANTNSSAAWTTSRPSTPTRLNSTPSLSLVSGASVPGAHSHTNGRNVASVSRPSSPASRVRPPPHTMVLPDFPLETPPNLRTTLTERSTSAGRSRPGLAIAAKGNVEPLATTVTAPRRHSSPVVTRGRAADPVGRGRPLVNGQLNNSVDYRRELSTRKPVSSSIDGTGSGRTISKKTPDIAARHMDLKNGSNLSRPLTGSNLFPQSIRSGNHKTQLGAASGNGCVPISHHSDVAENVNHINTFSESGSEEDKHPSSARLSNNDIYESSRYDTILLKEDLKNMNWLHSIDDKSDEGSIFDNGFERLPEPFDHE; encoded by the exons ATGAGTCGCAGCCTCAAAGAATCTGTCATCGGCGCCGCCCGAAAGAGCCCGCCAGGGATTTTTCCAAATGGAGCACTTCATAATTTCAATGAAGATGATAATTTGGATCTTTTCTCCAAGACCCACCGCCGCTTTTCCGTTACCTCTACTCACCACCCCGATG TACCTTTAAAGCTGGGGAGACTCTCGATTGGATCGGCAAAACAGGGGAAGAGTGGATTGGATGATTTTTTGTCAGCAGATGGCGGGAAGCACGACTATGATTG GCTTCTTACACCTCCTGGAACTCCTTTGGTCCCTTCTTCGGATGGAAATGAATCTCAGCCTTGCCTTCTAGCTCCAAGAAGCAGTCCATTGATCAGATCAATCTCGACAACCAAGGCCTCAAGG CTGTCAGTTTCTCAGTCAGAAAGCAACCATGCTACAAAACCAACACGAAGCAGATCGGTGACTCGTTCTTCTGTCTCTAGTTCCCAACACAATTCCtattctaataaatcaacttccaTTCTGAACTCAAGTTCTGCTTCCGTCTCTTCTTATATCAGACCATCAACTCCTACCAACCGCTCTTCAGGAACTACAAGACCTTCAACCCCTTCTGCACGCCCAACAGTGTCAAGATCTACAACTCCTTCTAAATCTCGTACCGTTTCCACTGCATCTTCAGTGGATAAACCAAGACCATCGCAGAACTCAAGACCATCTACTCCTACTTCTAGGACACAAGTTTCTGCAAACACTAACTCTTCTGCGGCGTGGACAACATCAAGGCCATCTACACCTACTCGTCTAAATTCCACACCATCTTTATCTCTTGTTTCTGGAGCTTCTGTCCCAGGTGCACATAGTCACACCAACGGACGCAATGTTGCTTCTGTATCTCGCCCAAGCTCCCCGGCTTCACGAGTTCGCCCGCCCCCTCATACTATGGTACTCCCTGATTTTCCACTTGAAACACCACCAAACTTGCGAACGACTTTGACAGAGAGATCAACATCTGCTGGTAGGTCCAGACCTGGACTGGCTATTGCTGCTAAAGGAAATGTAGAACCTTTAGCAACTACAGTCACTGCGCCGAGGAGACATTCATCACCGGTGGTCACCAGGGGAAGAGCTGCAGATCCAGTTGGCAGGGGTCGACCACTTGTGAATGGACAGCTGAATAATTCGGTGGATTATCGGAGAGAGTTGTCGACTCGGAAACCTGTCAGTTCATCCATTGATGGCACTGGGTCTGGCCGGACAATTTCAAAGAAAACTCCTGACATTGCTGCAAGACATATG GATCTAAAAAATGGAAGCAATTTGTCTCGACCTCTTACAGGCTCAAATTTATTTCCTCAAAGCATTCGATCCGGCAACCATAAAACTCAACTTGGTGCAGCATCTGGCAATGGATGCGTACCAATTTCTCATCATAGCGACGTTGCAGAGAACGTAAATCATATTAACACATTTTCGGAAAGTGGAAGTGAAGAGGACAAGCATCCATCTTCAGCAAGACTTTCCAACAACGATATTTATGAAAGCTCCCGCTATGACACGATTCTTCTTAAAGAGGACCTGAAGAATATGAATTGGCTTCACAGTATCGACGATAAGTCCGATGAAGGATCCATCTTTGATAATGGATTTGAGCGTTTGCCAGAACCATTTGACCATGAATAA
- the LOC140842452 gene encoding uncharacterized protein isoform X1, translated as MSRSLKESVIGAARKSPPGIFPNGALHNFNEDDNLDLFSKTHRRFSVTSTHHPDVVPLKLGRLSIGSAKQGKSGLDDFLSADGGKHDYDWLLTPPGTPLVPSSDGNESQPCLLAPRSSPLIRSISTTKASRLSVSQSESNHATKPTRSRSVTRSSVSSSQHNSYSNKSTSILNSSSASVSSYIRPSTPTNRSSGTTRPSTPSARPTVSRSTTPSKSRTVSTASSVDKPRPSQNSRPSTPTSRTQVSANTNSSAAWTTSRPSTPTRLNSTPSLSLVSGASVPGAHSHTNGRNVASVSRPSSPASRVRPPPHTMVLPDFPLETPPNLRTTLTERSTSAGRSRPGLAIAAKGNVEPLATTVTAPRRHSSPVVTRGRAADPVGRGRPLVNGQLNNSVDYRRELSTRKPVSSSIDGTGSGRTISKKTPDIAARHMDLKNGSNLSRPLTGSNLFPQSIRSGNHKTQLGAASGNGCVPISHHSDVAENVNHINTFSESGSEEDKHPSSARLSNNDIYESSRYDTILLKEDLKNMNWLHSIDDKSDEGSIFDNGFERLPEPFDHE; from the exons ATGAGTCGCAGCCTCAAAGAATCTGTCATCGGCGCCGCCCGAAAGAGCCCGCCAGGGATTTTTCCAAATGGAGCACTTCATAATTTCAATGAAGATGATAATTTGGATCTTTTCTCCAAGACCCACCGCCGCTTTTCCGTTACCTCTACTCACCACCCCGATG TAGTACCTTTAAAGCTGGGGAGACTCTCGATTGGATCGGCAAAACAGGGGAAGAGTGGATTGGATGATTTTTTGTCAGCAGATGGCGGGAAGCACGACTATGATTG GCTTCTTACACCTCCTGGAACTCCTTTGGTCCCTTCTTCGGATGGAAATGAATCTCAGCCTTGCCTTCTAGCTCCAAGAAGCAGTCCATTGATCAGATCAATCTCGACAACCAAGGCCTCAAGG CTGTCAGTTTCTCAGTCAGAAAGCAACCATGCTACAAAACCAACACGAAGCAGATCGGTGACTCGTTCTTCTGTCTCTAGTTCCCAACACAATTCCtattctaataaatcaacttccaTTCTGAACTCAAGTTCTGCTTCCGTCTCTTCTTATATCAGACCATCAACTCCTACCAACCGCTCTTCAGGAACTACAAGACCTTCAACCCCTTCTGCACGCCCAACAGTGTCAAGATCTACAACTCCTTCTAAATCTCGTACCGTTTCCACTGCATCTTCAGTGGATAAACCAAGACCATCGCAGAACTCAAGACCATCTACTCCTACTTCTAGGACACAAGTTTCTGCAAACACTAACTCTTCTGCGGCGTGGACAACATCAAGGCCATCTACACCTACTCGTCTAAATTCCACACCATCTTTATCTCTTGTTTCTGGAGCTTCTGTCCCAGGTGCACATAGTCACACCAACGGACGCAATGTTGCTTCTGTATCTCGCCCAAGCTCCCCGGCTTCACGAGTTCGCCCGCCCCCTCATACTATGGTACTCCCTGATTTTCCACTTGAAACACCACCAAACTTGCGAACGACTTTGACAGAGAGATCAACATCTGCTGGTAGGTCCAGACCTGGACTGGCTATTGCTGCTAAAGGAAATGTAGAACCTTTAGCAACTACAGTCACTGCGCCGAGGAGACATTCATCACCGGTGGTCACCAGGGGAAGAGCTGCAGATCCAGTTGGCAGGGGTCGACCACTTGTGAATGGACAGCTGAATAATTCGGTGGATTATCGGAGAGAGTTGTCGACTCGGAAACCTGTCAGTTCATCCATTGATGGCACTGGGTCTGGCCGGACAATTTCAAAGAAAACTCCTGACATTGCTGCAAGACATATG GATCTAAAAAATGGAAGCAATTTGTCTCGACCTCTTACAGGCTCAAATTTATTTCCTCAAAGCATTCGATCCGGCAACCATAAAACTCAACTTGGTGCAGCATCTGGCAATGGATGCGTACCAATTTCTCATCATAGCGACGTTGCAGAGAACGTAAATCATATTAACACATTTTCGGAAAGTGGAAGTGAAGAGGACAAGCATCCATCTTCAGCAAGACTTTCCAACAACGATATTTATGAAAGCTCCCGCTATGACACGATTCTTCTTAAAGAGGACCTGAAGAATATGAATTGGCTTCACAGTATCGACGATAAGTCCGATGAAGGATCCATCTTTGATAATGGATTTGAGCGTTTGCCAGAACCATTTGACCATGAATAA
- the LOC140842448 gene encoding histone acetyltransferase TAP1-like, producing MVCNIIYEGYWIFLQNGLPLGVDELFLLAPSCSVDLQNPTPISPASQEMPARSAFVLPSAIELYPPLVSLDSRSHPLKFLSLQHFLVGTGNRNQKISRLKVRFWESIRSGNLKNNTTQVIDPPSTAEEEEDTLPEEFVIVERTQPDGTVEQIIFSSGGSVDVYDLQALCDKVGWPRRPLSKLAAALRNSYMVATLHSVSKSAGEEGKEQKKLIGMARATSDHAFNATIWDVLVEPSYQGQGLGKVLIEKLVRSLLQRDIGNISLFADSRVVEFYRSLGFEPDPDGIKGMFWHPKY from the exons atggtgtgTAATATAATTTATGAGGGATATTGGATTTTCCTGCAAAATGGGTTGCCCTTGGGTGTGGATGAGCTATTCCTATTAGCTCCGTCGTGTTCAGTTGACCTCCAGAATCCCACTCCAATATCCCCCGCCTCTCAAGAAATGCCGGCCCGGTCCGCTTTTGTGTTACCCTCTGCAATCGAGCT TTACCCTCCACTAGTTTCTCTTGATTCCCGCTCTCACCCTCTCAAGTTTTTATCCCTTCAGCATTTCTTGGTCGGGACAG GTAACAGGAACCAAAAGATTTCTAGACTTAAGGTTCGGTTTTGGGAATCCATAAGATCGGG GAATTTGAAGAACAATACGACACAAGTTATAGACCCACCTTCCACagccgaagaagaagaagatacaTTACCCGAAGAATTTGTTATTGTTGAGAGAACCCAACCTGATGGAACAGTTGAGCAGATTATATTTTCATCCGGTGGTAGTGTCGATGTGTATGATCTTCAAGCTTTGTGTGATAAG GTTGGCTGGCCTCGGCGACCTTTGTCAAAGCTTGCAGCAGCTCTGAGAAATAGCTATATGGTTGCTACTTTGCATTCCGTGAGCAAATCAGCTGGCGAAG AGGGAAAAGAACAAAAGAAGTTGATTGGCATGGCTCGGGCTACATCTGACCATGCTTTTAATGCAACAATTTGGGATGTTCTTGTTGAGCCTTCCTATCAG GGCCAAGGACTTGGGAAAGTCCTTATCGAGAAGCTTGTAAGGTCACTTTTGCAACGGGACATCGGAAACATTTCACTTTTTGCGGATAGTCGAG TTGTGGAGTTTTACCGGAGCCTGGGTTTCGAACCCGACCCCGATGGCATCAAAGGCATGTTCTGGCATCCAAAGTATTAG
- the LOC140803671 gene encoding uncharacterized protein produces MGLVRGLVLIRLSVVLLFLLLRVTGAQSPLSSTSNSLFSNARALDALLQDYAYQAFVRPRTGVVYDGAVPSNLSGIQVSAMRLRSGSLRTKGVSTYKEFEIPKGVKGQPYTERLVLVYQDLGNWSMVYYPLPGYTYLSPILGLLAYDAADLMARNLPVLDIKASGQPISIKFLGLQSMPEGSVPMCASFDLNGSVSFSSVLSDNICTTFQQGHFSIAVESISPAPAPFSSPPPPPQREISGTPEEQEGSNNSKVWIIVGSVVGGFALLIILGLMSLWLGKYKHRKKMHRMERAADVGEALHMTTVGSTKAPAATGTRTQPTLETEYVP; encoded by the coding sequence ATGGGACTTGTTAGAGGTCTGGTATTGATTCGTCTTTCTGTTGTGTTGTTATTCTTGTTGCTGAGAGTCACTGGAGCTCAATCACCTCTGTCTTCAACTTCTAATTCATTGTTTAGTAATGCACGGGCACTAGATGCTCTCCTCCAAGACTATGCGTACCAGGCATTTGTGCGTCCACGAACCGGTGTTGTTTATGATGGAGCTGTCCCTTCTAATCTCTCTGGGATTCAGGTTTCGGCCATGAGACTCCGGAGTGGTAGCTTAAGGACGAAGGGTGTTAGTACGTACAAGGAGTTTGAGATTCCCAAGGGTGTTAAGGGACAGCCTTACACTGAGAGGCTTGTTTTGGTCTACCAGGATCTGGGCAATTGGTCTATGGTATATTACCCCCTTCCTGGCTACACGTATTTGTCGCCAATATTGGGCCTTCTAGCTTATGATGCTGCGGATCTTATGGCCAGAAACTTGCCTGTACTGGATATCAAGGCCTCTGGTCAACCCATATCTATCAAGTTTTTGGGACTACAGTCCATGCCAGAAGGATCAGTTCCCATGTGTGCTTCATTTGATTTAAACGGTTCAGTTAGTTTCTCTAGTGTGTTGTCAGATAATATCTGTACAACATTCCAACAGGGGCACTTCTCTATTGCAGTGGAATCAATTTCCCCAGCTCCTGCACCATTCTCCTcccctccaccaccaccacaacGAGAAATTAGTGGTACTCCAGAAGAGCAGGAAGGGAGTAACAATTCCAAGGTCTGGATAATTGTGGGGTCAGTGGTAGGAGGATTTGCATTGTTAATTATTCTAGGACTCATGAGCCTGTGGCTAGGCAAGTATAAACATAGGAAGAAAATGCATCGAATGGAGAGGGCAGCAGATGTGGGGGAGGCTTTGCATATGACCACCGTTGGAAGCACTAAAGCACCAGCAGCTACCGGAACAAGGACTCAACCAACGCTCGAGACCGAATATGTACCCTGA
- the LOC140803670 gene encoding uncharacterized protein encodes MANNCSFNDPLYIHPSDTPGTNLVSDPLIGVENYGVWSRAMLIALRAKNKIALIDGSCPRPPVAVWTDLKEQFDKINGSRIFSLHREIGRLTQVAYYCKLKQLWDEYSALVILPSCECDAAKKYVEHEQQQRLLQFLMGLNESYMNIRSQILMICPLPMVGHAFSLLSQEESHRALSTVEAPTSAFYTNQTKLGSSVKERFNLFCDHCNLGGHTKEYCYKLVGYLSCTNYIKLRIRD; translated from the exons ATGGCAAATAACTGCAGCTTCAACGATCCATTGTATATTCATCCATCTGATACTCCAGGCACAAATTTGGTCAGTGATCCGCTAATTGGAGTGGAAAACTATGGTGTTTGGAGCAGAGCGATGCTGATTGCACTACGGGCGAAGAATAAAATCGCACTGATAGATGGAAGTTGTCCGAGGCCTCCAGTCG CCGTATGGACCGATCTAAAGGAGCAATTTGACAAAATCAATGGATCGCGTATCTTTTCATTACACAGAGAAATTGGACGGCTAACCCAAGTAGCATATTACTGCAAGCTTAAGCAACTTTGGGATGAATATTCAGCACTTGTGATATTACCTTCGTGTGAGTGTGATGCTGCTAAGAAATATGTGGAGCATGAACAACAGCAGAGGCTTCTTCAATTCCTGATGGGACTCAATGAAAGTTACATGAATATAAGGAGCCAAATTTTAATGATATGTCCATTACCTATGGTTGGGCACGCTTTTTCATTGCTATCTCAGGAGGAATCTCATAGAGCTTTGTCTACTGTTGAAGCTCCAACATCAGCTTTCTACACTAACCAGACAAAGTTAGGAAGTTCAGTTAAGGAAAGGTTcaatttattttgtgatcattgtAATTTGGGTGGACATACCAAGGAATATTGCTATAAGCTTGTTGGTTATCTTTCGTGCACAAATTATATAAAGCTCCGAATAAGGGATTGA